The following are from one region of the Thermoflexus hugenholtzii JAD2 genome:
- the hpaB gene encoding 4-hydroxyphenylacetate 3-monooxygenase, oxygenase component: protein MGARTGAQFLQRIREHPRDLWHRGERVEDPTTHPAFARGLRSMARLYDLQWERADECLYDSPSSGEKVGLSFLIPRSAEDVQRVSRMMKIWADVHFGFMGRTPDYLNRAITYYASGADFLGEKEPAFAEHMRRYYEYLRENDLCLTHTLIHPQANRAVGPSKQADPYLAARVVKETDGGIVIRGARMLATLPAVDEIMVFPSTLLRNTEEDAPYCYAVGIPCDTPGLRFLCRETLDYGRSPFDHPLGSRFDEIDAVVIFHDVFVPWERVFIYRDVERANQAYAATGAIVGMAHQVVVKNIAKTEFFLGLASLIVDAIGIEGFQHVQEKVAEIWIYLETMKALLRAAEADAHEDAFGAFRPAWPPLDAARNLYMRWYPRIVEIIQQLSASGIIATVTEEDMKNPELIEDIRRYFQAARAEAYDRIPLFRLAWDAALSAFAGRQVQYERFYFGDPVRIAGVIFQKHDRTPYMEKVREFLKQMKEEAFAQAEEARP, encoded by the coding sequence ATGGGCGCACGAACCGGCGCGCAGTTCCTGCAGCGGATCCGGGAGCACCCCCGGGACCTCTGGCATCGCGGGGAACGAGTGGAGGACCCCACCACGCACCCGGCCTTCGCCCGCGGGCTTCGATCGATGGCCCGTCTGTATGACCTCCAGTGGGAGCGGGCGGACGAATGCCTTTACGATTCGCCGAGCAGCGGCGAGAAGGTCGGCCTCTCCTTCCTGATCCCTCGCTCCGCCGAGGATGTGCAGCGGGTGAGCCGGATGATGAAGATCTGGGCCGATGTCCACTTCGGCTTCATGGGCCGCACCCCCGATTACCTGAACCGGGCCATCACTTACTACGCCTCCGGGGCGGATTTCCTGGGCGAGAAAGAGCCGGCCTTCGCCGAGCACATGCGTCGCTATTACGAATACCTGCGGGAGAACGACCTCTGCCTCACCCACACCCTGATCCACCCCCAGGCCAACCGGGCAGTGGGCCCCTCGAAGCAGGCAGATCCTTATCTGGCAGCCCGGGTGGTGAAGGAGACCGACGGGGGCATCGTGATCCGGGGGGCCCGGATGTTGGCCACTCTGCCCGCGGTCGACGAGATCATGGTCTTCCCCTCGACGCTGTTGCGCAACACCGAGGAGGACGCTCCGTATTGTTATGCCGTCGGCATCCCCTGTGACACCCCGGGCCTGCGCTTCCTGTGCCGGGAGACCCTGGACTACGGCCGCTCCCCCTTCGATCATCCGCTGGGATCGCGCTTCGACGAGATCGACGCCGTGGTGATCTTCCACGATGTCTTCGTCCCCTGGGAGCGGGTGTTCATCTACCGGGACGTGGAGCGGGCCAACCAGGCCTACGCGGCCACCGGGGCCATCGTGGGGATGGCCCATCAGGTGGTGGTGAAGAACATCGCTAAGACGGAGTTCTTCCTGGGGCTGGCCTCCCTCATCGTCGACGCCATCGGCATCGAGGGCTTCCAGCACGTGCAGGAGAAGGTGGCGGAGATCTGGATTTACCTCGAGACCATGAAGGCCCTGCTGCGGGCGGCGGAGGCGGACGCCCATGAAGACGCCTTCGGGGCCTTCCGGCCGGCCTGGCCACCCCTGGACGCGGCGCGCAACCTCTATATGCGGTGGTATCCGCGCATCGTGGAGATCATCCAGCAGCTCTCGGCCAGCGGCATCATCGCCACGGTCACCGAGGAGGACATGAAGAACCCCGAGCTCATCGAGGACATCCGCCGTTACTTCCAGGCCGCCCGGGCGGAGGCCTACGATCGCATCCCCCTCTTCCGCCTGGCCTGGGACGCCGCCCTCTCCGCCTTCGCCGGCCGGCAGGTCCAGTATGAACGCTTCTACTTTGGGGATCCGGTGCGCATCGCCGGCGTCATCTTCCAAAAGCACGACCGCACGCCCTATATGGAGAAGGTCCGGGAGTTCCTGAAGCAAATGAAGGAGGAGGCCTTCGCCCAGGCGGAGGAGGCGAGGCCTTGA
- the ahcY gene encoding adenosylhomocysteinase: protein MTAKSFDVKDLSLADRGLQRIEWADREMPVLRRIRERFERERPLVGIRISACLHVTTETANLVRTLQAGGAEVALCASNPLSTQDDVAAALVRFFEVPVFAVKGEDTETYYRHIQACLAHRPHITMDDGADLVSTLHKERPAWMAEILGGTEETTTGVIRLRAMAREGVLAYPIIAVNDALTKHLFDNRYGTGQSTIDGILRATNILLAGRVVVVAGYGWCGRGIAMRARGMGAQVIVTEVDPLRALEAAMDGFRVLPMMEAAREGDLFITATGNIHIIDRPHFEVMKDGAILANAGHFNVEINIPALREMSVGEPRRVREFVEEYTLKDGRRIYLLAEGRLVNLAAAEGHPSAVMDMSFANQALSVEYLVRHGRSLERQVYPVPREIDQAVAHLKLETMGIRIDRLTPEQERYLASWEEGT, encoded by the coding sequence ATGACCGCCAAGTCGTTCGACGTGAAGGATCTCTCGCTGGCCGACCGCGGCCTGCAGCGGATCGAGTGGGCGGATCGGGAGATGCCGGTGCTGCGGCGCATCCGGGAACGGTTCGAGCGGGAGCGCCCACTGGTCGGGATCCGCATCTCCGCCTGCCTGCACGTGACCACGGAGACGGCCAACCTGGTCCGCACGTTGCAGGCCGGCGGGGCGGAGGTGGCCCTCTGCGCCAGCAATCCCCTGAGCACCCAGGACGACGTGGCCGCCGCCCTGGTGCGCTTCTTCGAGGTCCCCGTCTTCGCCGTCAAAGGGGAGGACACGGAGACCTATTACCGTCACATCCAGGCGTGCCTGGCCCACCGCCCCCACATCACCATGGACGACGGGGCGGATCTGGTGAGCACGCTGCACAAGGAACGGCCGGCGTGGATGGCGGAGATCCTGGGCGGCACCGAGGAGACCACCACCGGGGTGATCCGCCTGCGGGCCATGGCCCGGGAGGGCGTCCTCGCTTACCCCATCATCGCCGTCAACGACGCGCTGACCAAGCACCTCTTCGATAACCGTTACGGCACCGGCCAGTCCACCATCGATGGCATCCTGCGGGCCACGAACATCCTCCTGGCCGGACGCGTGGTGGTGGTGGCCGGATATGGATGGTGCGGCCGCGGGATCGCCATGCGGGCCCGGGGGATGGGCGCCCAGGTCATCGTCACCGAGGTGGATCCCCTGCGAGCTCTGGAGGCGGCGATGGACGGCTTCCGGGTGCTCCCGATGATGGAGGCGGCACGGGAGGGGGATCTCTTCATCACCGCCACCGGCAACATCCACATCATTGACCGGCCTCACTTCGAGGTGATGAAGGATGGCGCCATCCTGGCCAACGCCGGGCATTTCAACGTGGAGATCAACATCCCGGCGCTGCGGGAGATGAGCGTCGGGGAGCCGCGGCGGGTGCGGGAGTTCGTGGAGGAATACACCCTGAAGGACGGGCGCCGGATCTACCTGCTGGCCGAGGGGCGGCTGGTGAACCTGGCCGCCGCGGAAGGCCACCCCAGCGCGGTGATGGATATGTCCTTCGCCAACCAGGCCCTCTCGGTGGAATACCTGGTCCGCCACGGGCGTTCCCTGGAGCGCCAGGTCTATCCGGTCCCCCGGGAGATCGATCAGGCGGTGGCCCACCTGAAGCTGGAGACGATGGGGATCCGGATCGACCGCCTGACGCCGGAGCAGGAGCGCTACCTGGCCTCCTGGGAAGAGGGAACGTAG
- a CDS encoding DUF3368 domain-containing protein has product MKVVSNAGPLITLGKRGQLGLLLRLYQEIFISQEVHTEVVVKGLEIGEPDASATAFLVNQGLIRVRKIEFPSSLPEWSGGIDEGEISTILLALHLQTDWILVDDLQARRAARAAGLRSKGSIGILLQGLRAGYLSLAEFELLIHMIRNRRDLWIHPHLCELALQEARRFAGRDRV; this is encoded by the coding sequence ATGAAAGTCGTTAGCAACGCCGGCCCTCTGATCACATTGGGCAAACGGGGTCAGCTGGGATTGCTGCTCCGGCTTTATCAGGAAATCTTCATTTCGCAAGAAGTGCATACCGAAGTTGTAGTGAAAGGCCTCGAGATTGGAGAGCCGGACGCAAGCGCAACAGCCTTTCTTGTTAACCAGGGTCTAATTCGCGTTAGGAAGATCGAGTTTCCTTCCTCTCTCCCCGAATGGTCGGGCGGAATCGATGAAGGGGAGATTTCCACAATCCTTCTGGCTCTTCATCTACAGACAGATTGGATATTGGTGGATGATCTCCAAGCCCGTCGGGCCGCTCGGGCGGCCGGGCTTCGATCGAAAGGTTCGATTGGCATTCTGTTGCAGGGTCTGCGAGCAGGTTATCTCTCCCTGGCAGAGTTCGAGCTGTTGATCCATATGATCCGGAACCGTAGAGATCTATGGATCCATCCTCATCTGTGTGAGCTGGCGCTCCAAGAGGCCCGCCGCTTCGCAGGTCGAGATCGTGTGTGA
- a CDS encoding UPF0175 family protein, whose amino-acid sequence MSQITLMLPDDLSTEIEPYRDRLDELLRLGLRELRKAESLVLLRSGAISIGKAARLAGVPLREMIHYALAHGVHPPIDEEMIHEELA is encoded by the coding sequence ATGTCCCAAATCACCCTTATGCTGCCCGATGATCTCTCGACGGAAATCGAACCCTATCGCGATCGGCTGGATGAACTGCTTCGCCTTGGGCTTCGCGAGTTGCGCAAAGCCGAAAGCCTGGTCTTGCTTCGGTCCGGAGCGATCTCGATCGGTAAGGCCGCTCGCCTGGCTGGCGTTCCTCTTCGCGAAATGATCCACTACGCCCTGGCCCATGGGGTCCATCCCCCCATCGATGAAGAGATGATCCATGAGGAGCTGGCATGA
- a CDS encoding alpha/beta fold hydrolase has translation MVRWKETLSDGLVIAWEEGGAREGPPLLLLHNACSTFRATWGRVAEPLAARFYLIGPDLRGHGESTNPAGRLDLREMADDMARLLDRLGIPAVHLVAFSGGASTALYLVTRHPARVRSMVLIGSHYTVRNLRTRGDGFWDPERIRREQPAWWAAMVRWHGSEERVRALLRGWQEEDRWRPDFRPEDLQAIRVPTLLLIGENDSITPIEQTMEMARWIPQARLVVFPGAGHDLIRERPEAFLETVQAFWDTLGIPRGSARPHR, from the coding sequence ATGGTGCGCTGGAAGGAAACCCTAAGCGATGGGCTGGTGATCGCCTGGGAGGAAGGGGGCGCGCGCGAGGGGCCGCCGCTGCTCCTGCTCCACAACGCCTGCAGCACCTTCCGGGCCACGTGGGGGCGGGTGGCCGAGCCCCTGGCCGCGCGGTTCTACCTCATCGGCCCGGACCTGCGGGGCCACGGGGAGAGCACTAACCCGGCTGGACGCCTGGACCTGCGGGAGATGGCCGATGACATGGCGCGGCTGCTGGACCGGTTGGGGATCCCCGCGGTCCATCTGGTGGCCTTCAGCGGGGGCGCTTCCACCGCCCTCTATCTGGTCACCCGGCATCCCGCGCGGGTCCGCTCGATGGTCCTCATCGGCAGCCACTACACGGTGCGGAACCTGCGCACCCGCGGGGACGGCTTCTGGGATCCGGAGCGGATCCGTCGGGAGCAGCCGGCATGGTGGGCGGCGATGGTGCGCTGGCACGGCTCGGAGGAGCGGGTGCGGGCGTTGCTGCGCGGCTGGCAGGAGGAGGATCGCTGGCGGCCCGACTTCCGGCCCGAGGATCTGCAGGCCATCCGCGTCCCCACCCTGCTGCTGATCGGCGAAAACGACTCCATCACGCCCATCGAGCAGACGATGGAGATGGCCCGCTGGATCCCTCAGGCTCGCCTGGTGGTTTTCCCGGGGGCCGGCCACGACCTGATCCGGGAGCGCCCCGAGGCCTTCCTGGAGACGGTGCAGGCCTTCTGGGACACGCTGGGGATCCCGAGGGGATCGGCGCGCCCCCATCGGTGA
- a CDS encoding phenylacetate--CoA ligase family protein gives MAVQAKPMYWNEEMETMPRDRLERLQLERLQRIVDYVYHRVPHYRRKMDEAGVKPSDIRHLQDITKLPFTSKADLRETYPFGMFAVPLNQVIRIHASSGTTGKPTVVGYTRNDLEVWAEVCARCLVLSGARPGEVFQNAYGYGLFTGGLGMHYGAEKLGMVVVPVSGGNTSRQLMILKDFGTHVMACTPSYALVIADALLSNGYRPGDLNLRVFILGAEPWTEGMRREIEEKLGVHAVNIYGLSEVIGPGVSNECIEAKNGSHIFEDHFLVEVVNPATGEPVPPGTVGELVFTTLTKEAMPVIRYRTGDLASIDPTPCVCGRTFVRMSRVLGRTDDMLIIRGVNVFPSQVEAALVGLPHVAPHYQLVVTREGRLDQLEVKVEVTEAFFREVGGELLAGEVFESIEAVQGLREKVNQVLDEALGIHVKVTLTPPNTLPRSEGGKLRRVVDMRPKDA, from the coding sequence ATGGCAGTGCAAGCGAAGCCGATGTATTGGAACGAGGAGATGGAGACCATGCCGCGGGACCGGCTGGAGCGGCTCCAGCTGGAGCGCCTCCAGCGCATCGTGGATTACGTCTACCACCGGGTCCCGCACTACCGGCGGAAGATGGACGAGGCGGGGGTGAAGCCGTCAGACATCCGGCACCTGCAGGACATTACGAAGCTCCCCTTCACCTCCAAGGCGGATCTGCGGGAGACCTATCCCTTCGGCATGTTCGCCGTTCCCCTGAACCAGGTGATCCGCATCCACGCCTCCTCGGGGACCACGGGGAAGCCAACGGTGGTGGGCTACACCCGCAACGATCTGGAGGTGTGGGCGGAGGTCTGCGCCCGCTGTCTGGTGCTCTCCGGCGCCCGACCGGGGGAGGTCTTCCAGAACGCCTACGGCTATGGCCTTTTCACCGGCGGCCTGGGGATGCACTACGGGGCGGAGAAGCTGGGGATGGTGGTGGTCCCGGTCTCCGGGGGGAACACCAGCCGTCAGCTGATGATCCTCAAGGACTTCGGCACCCACGTGATGGCGTGCACCCCCTCCTACGCGCTGGTCATCGCCGACGCCCTCCTGTCCAACGGCTACCGGCCGGGCGACCTTAACCTGCGGGTCTTCATCCTGGGCGCCGAACCGTGGACGGAGGGCATGCGCCGGGAGATCGAGGAGAAGCTGGGGGTCCACGCGGTCAACATCTACGGTCTGAGCGAGGTCATCGGCCCCGGTGTCTCTAACGAATGCATCGAGGCCAAGAACGGCTCCCACATTTTCGAAGATCACTTCCTGGTTGAGGTCGTCAACCCGGCCACCGGCGAGCCGGTCCCGCCCGGGACGGTGGGGGAGCTGGTCTTCACCACTCTGACCAAGGAGGCCATGCCGGTGATCCGCTACCGGACCGGGGATCTGGCCTCCATCGATCCGACCCCCTGCGTCTGCGGGCGGACCTTCGTGCGCATGTCCCGGGTGCTCGGGCGCACGGATGACATGTTGATCATCCGCGGGGTGAACGTGTTCCCGTCTCAGGTGGAGGCAGCGCTGGTGGGCCTGCCCCATGTCGCGCCCCACTACCAGCTGGTGGTCACCCGGGAGGGCCGGCTGGATCAGCTGGAGGTAAAGGTGGAGGTGACCGAGGCCTTCTTCCGGGAGGTGGGCGGGGAGCTGCTGGCCGGGGAGGTGTTCGAGAGCATCGAGGCTGTTCAGGGCCTGCGGGAGAAGGTGAACCAGGTGCTGGATGAAGCCCTGGGGATTCACGTGAAGGTCACCCTCACCCCGCCCAACACCCTGCCCCGGAGCGAAGGCGGGAAGCTCCGACGGGTGGTGGACATGCGGCCGAAGGACGCATGA
- a CDS encoding fumarylacetoacetate hydrolase family protein, whose protein sequence is MRIARFAAEGRVWEGEVTPEGRLVADGRAFDPERVVWLPPVPPGGKAIGLALNYREHAEELEVALPEEPALFLKPSNTWIGHRAPVRYPKGVKVLHGEVELVVIIGRRCRHVRPEEAWEVIAGYTIGNDVTARDFVGNFYRPPVRAKGQDTFGPMGPWRVTPDEIPDPHNLAMRLYVNGRLAQEGHTSRMIHRIPELIAYISSFMTLEPGDTLWTGTPRGIVPVQPGDVMRLEIEGIGVLENPVVEEELSLASAGFVSGWT, encoded by the coding sequence ATGCGGATCGCGCGGTTTGCGGCGGAGGGGCGGGTCTGGGAGGGGGAGGTCACCCCGGAAGGGAGGCTGGTGGCGGACGGGCGAGCTTTCGATCCGGAGCGGGTGGTCTGGCTGCCGCCGGTGCCGCCCGGGGGCAAGGCCATCGGCCTGGCCCTCAATTACCGGGAGCACGCCGAGGAGCTGGAGGTCGCCCTGCCCGAGGAGCCAGCCCTCTTCCTCAAGCCCTCCAACACCTGGATCGGCCATCGGGCCCCGGTGCGCTACCCGAAGGGAGTGAAGGTATTGCACGGGGAGGTGGAGCTGGTGGTCATCATCGGCCGGCGCTGCCGTCACGTCCGCCCCGAGGAGGCATGGGAGGTGATCGCGGGCTACACCATCGGCAACGACGTCACCGCCCGGGACTTCGTGGGGAATTTCTACCGCCCGCCGGTGCGGGCCAAGGGCCAGGACACCTTCGGTCCCATGGGGCCATGGCGGGTGACTCCTGATGAGATCCCCGACCCGCACAACTTGGCCATGCGACTCTACGTGAACGGACGTCTGGCCCAGGAGGGGCACACCTCGCGGATGATCCATCGCATCCCGGAGCTGATCGCCTACATCAGCTCGTTTATGACCCTGGAGCCGGGCGACACCCTCTGGACCGGCACCCCGCGCGGCATCGTCCCGGTGCAGCCCGGCGATGTGATGCGCCTGGAGATCGAAGGCATCGGCGTCCTGGAGAACCCGGTGGTGGAGGAGGAATTGTCGCTCGCTTCAGCCGGTTTTGTCTCCGGCTGGACGTGA
- the hpaD gene encoding 3,4-dihydroxyphenylacetate 2,3-dioxygenase, translating to MGGFSITRAAHAELCVTDLERARDFYVEALGFVEVAREEDRLYLGGLEERDRYSLILKKAPSPGVTHLAFRVADPEDLDRLAALYESAGCPVRWLAPEEEEAGQGRALRVQDPTGLPIEFFHEIARRERLLQRFDLYRGAHIMRLDHFNCQVPHVQEAYDWWTGKLGFYCSEYTVTDEDPPRLWAAWLHRKQNVHDIALMNGIGPRLHHIGFWVADTQSVLRACDILAARGMGGAIERGPGRHGLSNAFFLYLRDPDGNRIELYTNDYIIPDPDWEPIRWSINDPRRATFWGHIPPRSWFEEASRVAHVLTGEWMPVREPLLVDRPVFVT from the coding sequence ATGGGCGGGTTCTCCATCACGCGCGCGGCACATGCGGAGCTCTGCGTGACGGACCTGGAGCGGGCTCGGGATTTCTACGTGGAGGCCCTGGGGTTCGTGGAGGTCGCTCGCGAGGAGGATCGTCTCTACCTGGGCGGTCTGGAGGAGCGGGATCGCTACAGCCTGATCCTCAAGAAGGCGCCAAGCCCCGGGGTGACCCACCTGGCCTTCCGCGTGGCCGATCCGGAGGACCTCGATCGCCTGGCCGCGCTGTATGAAAGCGCCGGATGTCCTGTCCGCTGGCTGGCCCCCGAAGAGGAGGAGGCCGGCCAGGGGCGGGCGCTGCGCGTCCAGGACCCCACCGGGCTTCCCATCGAGTTCTTCCACGAGATCGCCCGGCGAGAGCGGTTGCTGCAGCGGTTCGATCTCTACCGGGGCGCCCACATCATGCGCCTGGATCATTTCAACTGCCAGGTCCCCCACGTACAGGAGGCCTACGACTGGTGGACCGGGAAGCTGGGCTTCTACTGCTCGGAATACACGGTGACCGACGAGGACCCGCCCCGGCTGTGGGCGGCTTGGCTCCACCGCAAGCAGAACGTCCATGACATCGCCTTGATGAACGGGATCGGCCCCCGTCTCCACCATATCGGCTTCTGGGTGGCGGACACCCAGAGCGTGCTGCGGGCGTGTGACATCCTGGCCGCCCGGGGGATGGGAGGGGCCATCGAACGGGGGCCGGGCCGCCACGGCTTAAGCAACGCCTTCTTTCTCTACCTGCGAGATCCCGACGGCAACCGCATCGAGCTCTACACGAACGACTACATCATCCCGGACCCCGATTGGGAGCCCATCCGCTGGTCCATCAACGACCCGCGCCGGGCTACCTTCTGGGGGCATATCCCGCCCCGCTCCTGGTTCGAGGAGGCCTCCCGGGTCGCCCACGTTCTCACCGGGGAATGGATGCCGGTGCGGGAGCCCCTGCTGGTGGATCGCCCGGTGTTCGTCACCTGA
- the hpaE gene encoding 5-carboxymethyl-2-hydroxymuconate semialdehyde dehydrogenase, producing MEQRDGLYIVRHFIDNAFVDALEGGTFETLNPATNRPIGIVADGTAADVDRAVRAARRAFDEGPWPRLPAAERARYLRRIGDLILKRAEEIAYLEVLDVGMPITQAGKGAIPRAAENFYFFAEMATRIIGETYPKDGEFLNYTIRKPVGVAGLITPWNTPFMLETWKVAPCLAAGNTCVLKPAEWSPLSANMLAEIIQEADLPPGVFNVVHGFGERAGAPLVAHPGVQLISFTGETTTGMEIMRNGASTLKRYSMELGGKNAAIVFPDADLEQALDGVIWQAFSLNGERCTSNSRLLLHRVIYEEFLGHLLERVAAIRVGDPFDPQTEVGPLIHPEHWQRVRGYMDVARAEGATIALGGDRPPQLPEGNYFAPTVIVDVRPEMRVAQEEIFGPVLVVLPFETEEEAIRIANGVKYGLAAYIWTRDLVRAHRVAQAMEVGMVWINAPNVRDLRTPFGGAKYSGIGREGGFYSFEFYTEVMTIHVALTPPRIPRLGAGR from the coding sequence ATGGAACAGCGCGATGGGCTTTACATCGTCCGCCACTTTATCGACAACGCCTTTGTGGATGCCCTTGAGGGAGGAACCTTTGAGACGCTGAACCCGGCCACCAATCGTCCCATCGGGATCGTGGCCGATGGGACGGCGGCCGATGTGGATCGGGCGGTGCGGGCGGCCCGGCGGGCCTTTGATGAGGGGCCGTGGCCGCGCCTGCCCGCCGCCGAGCGGGCTCGCTATCTCCGCCGCATCGGCGATCTCATCCTGAAGCGGGCCGAGGAGATCGCCTATCTGGAGGTGCTAGACGTCGGGATGCCCATCACCCAGGCCGGCAAGGGTGCCATCCCCCGGGCGGCGGAGAATTTCTACTTCTTCGCCGAGATGGCCACCCGCATCATCGGGGAGACCTACCCGAAAGACGGCGAGTTCCTCAACTACACGATCCGCAAGCCGGTGGGGGTGGCCGGGCTGATCACCCCCTGGAACACCCCGTTCATGCTGGAGACCTGGAAGGTGGCCCCCTGCCTGGCCGCCGGCAACACCTGCGTCCTGAAGCCGGCGGAGTGGTCTCCTCTCTCGGCGAACATGCTGGCCGAGATCATCCAGGAGGCGGATCTCCCCCCCGGGGTCTTCAACGTCGTCCACGGCTTCGGGGAGCGGGCGGGTGCCCCCCTGGTCGCCCACCCCGGGGTGCAATTGATCTCCTTCACCGGCGAGACGACCACCGGAATGGAGATCATGCGCAACGGGGCTTCCACCCTCAAGCGCTACTCCATGGAGCTGGGGGGCAAGAACGCGGCCATCGTCTTCCCGGACGCGGACCTGGAGCAGGCGCTGGATGGGGTGATCTGGCAGGCCTTTTCCCTCAACGGGGAGCGCTGCACCTCGAATTCCCGGCTGCTGCTCCACCGGGTGATCTACGAGGAGTTCCTGGGCCATCTGCTGGAGCGGGTGGCGGCCATCCGCGTGGGCGATCCTTTCGATCCTCAAACCGAAGTCGGCCCCCTGATCCATCCGGAGCACTGGCAGCGGGTGCGGGGCTACATGGACGTCGCCCGGGCGGAAGGGGCCACCATCGCCCTGGGCGGCGATCGACCGCCCCAGCTCCCCGAGGGCAACTACTTCGCTCCCACGGTCATCGTGGACGTCCGCCCCGAGATGCGGGTGGCCCAGGAGGAGATCTTCGGGCCGGTCCTGGTCGTCCTCCCCTTTGAGACCGAAGAAGAAGCTATCCGCATCGCGAACGGGGTGAAATACGGGCTGGCCGCCTATATCTGGACCCGGGATCTGGTCCGGGCCCATCGGGTGGCCCAGGCGATGGAAGTGGGCATGGTGTGGATCAACGCCCCCAACGTCCGGGATCTGCGCACCCCCTTCGGCGGGGCGAAATACAGCGGGATCGGCCGGGAGGGCGGCTTCTACAGCTTCGAGTTTTACACCGAGGTGATGACCATCCACGTGGCCCTGACCCCGCCTCGCATCCCCCGGCTGGGCGCTGGGCGGTGA
- the paaI gene encoding hydroxyphenylacetyl-CoA thioesterase PaaI codes for MVDPFMKALGLEAEIPGPGQARVWGVVRPEHLNLHGTAHGGFLYTLADAAFALASNSHGVRAVALSTHMEYLRAVGAGERVEAVAEEVYRGRRAALYRVEVRRDGELVAVFTGWVHRFAE; via the coding sequence ATGGTGGATCCCTTTATGAAGGCCCTAGGGTTGGAGGCGGAGATCCCGGGGCCCGGACAGGCTCGGGTATGGGGAGTGGTGCGCCCGGAGCACCTGAATCTCCACGGAACCGCCCACGGCGGCTTCCTTTATACACTGGCGGATGCTGCCTTCGCCCTCGCCTCCAACTCCCATGGGGTCCGCGCCGTGGCCCTCTCCACCCATATGGAATACCTGCGGGCGGTGGGGGCGGGGGAGCGGGTGGAGGCGGTGGCCGAGGAGGTCTATCGCGGCCGCCGGGCTGCCCTCTACCGGGTGGAGGTGCGGCGGGACGGCGAGCTGGTGGCCGTGTTCACCGGATGGGTTCACCGGTTTGCGGAATAG